A single window of Usitatibacter rugosus DNA harbors:
- a CDS encoding ABC transporter ATP-binding protein: MPEAVLKVSGLQAWYGESHVLHGVDFAVNKGEVVTLLGRNGAGRTSTLRSIMGLVGRRSGSIVVNGVETVAMSTHRIAHLGIGYCPEERAIFSSLSVEENLTLPPKVGEGGMSIEEIYEMFPNLRERRKTAQGTKLSGGEQQMLAMARILRTGAHLLLLDEITEGLAPVIVQAIGRVIVKLKERGFTIVLVEQNFRFAAPLADRHYVMEHGRIAESFPASELEAKTGLLHEYLGV, encoded by the coding sequence ATGCCTGAGGCCGTCCTCAAAGTCTCCGGCCTGCAAGCCTGGTACGGCGAATCGCACGTGCTGCACGGCGTGGACTTCGCGGTGAACAAGGGCGAGGTCGTGACACTCCTCGGCCGCAACGGTGCCGGCCGCACTTCCACGCTGCGCTCGATCATGGGCCTCGTCGGCCGGCGCAGCGGCTCCATCGTCGTGAACGGCGTCGAGACCGTGGCCATGAGCACGCACCGCATCGCGCACCTGGGCATCGGCTACTGCCCCGAGGAGCGCGCGATCTTCTCCAGCCTCTCCGTCGAGGAGAACCTCACGCTGCCGCCGAAGGTGGGCGAGGGCGGCATGAGCATCGAGGAGATCTACGAGATGTTCCCGAACCTGCGCGAGCGCCGCAAGACCGCGCAGGGCACCAAGCTCTCCGGCGGCGAGCAGCAGATGCTCGCGATGGCGAGGATCCTGCGCACCGGAGCGCATTTGCTGCTGCTCGACGAGATCACCGAAGGCCTCGCGCCCGTGATCGTGCAGGCGATCGGCCGCGTGATCGTGAAGCTCAAGGAGCGCGGCTTCACGATCGTGCTGGTCGAGCAGAATTTCCGGTTCGCCGCTCCGCTCGCGGACCGTCATTACGTGATGGAGCATGGGAGAATCGCCGAGTCATTCCCGGCCTCCGAGCTCGAAGCGAAGACAGGCTTGCTGCACGAGTACCTGGGTGTCTAG
- the argG gene encoding argininosuccinate synthase, with protein MATILQSLPAGEKVGIAFSGGLDTSAALRWMREKGAIPYAYTANLGQPDESDYEEIPRKARAYGAEKAVLVECRPQLVAEGIGAIQCGAFHISTGGITYFNTTPLGRAVTGTMLVVAMKDDDVHIWGDGSTFKGNDIERFYRYGLLANPSLRIYKPWLDQRFIDELGGRKEMSEYLVAQGFDYKMSTEKAYSTDSNILGATHEAKDLEFLDKGLRIVNPIMGVAFWRDDVPVKAETVSVTFEQGMPVALNGQTFKDSVALFAEANAIGGRHGLGMCDQIENRIIEAKSRGIYEAPGMALLHLCYERLITGIHNEDTIEQYRNNGRRLGRLLYQGRWFDPQTMMLRETAQRWVARAITGEVTVELRRGNDYSILDTKSPNLTYKPERLTMEKGEAFFTPADRIGQLTMRNLDIVDTRDKLRVYTETGLIGGSDGVPLLTGGDKPE; from the coding sequence TTGGCCACGATCCTCCAGTCCCTCCCCGCCGGCGAGAAGGTCGGCATCGCTTTCTCCGGCGGCCTCGACACCAGCGCGGCGCTGCGCTGGATGCGCGAGAAGGGCGCGATTCCCTACGCCTACACCGCCAACCTGGGGCAGCCCGACGAATCGGACTACGAGGAGATCCCGCGCAAGGCCCGGGCCTACGGCGCCGAGAAGGCGGTGCTGGTCGAGTGCCGCCCGCAGCTCGTGGCCGAGGGCATCGGCGCCATCCAGTGCGGCGCCTTCCACATCTCCACCGGCGGCATCACCTACTTCAACACCACGCCGCTCGGGCGCGCGGTGACGGGCACGATGCTGGTCGTCGCCATGAAGGACGACGACGTCCACATCTGGGGCGACGGCAGCACGTTCAAGGGCAACGACATCGAGCGCTTCTACCGCTACGGCCTGCTCGCCAATCCCAGCCTGCGCATCTACAAGCCGTGGCTGGACCAGCGCTTCATCGACGAGCTGGGCGGGCGGAAGGAAATGTCGGAGTACCTGGTGGCCCAGGGCTTCGACTACAAGATGAGCACGGAGAAGGCGTACTCGACCGACTCCAACATCCTCGGCGCGACGCACGAAGCGAAGGACCTCGAGTTCCTCGACAAGGGCTTGCGCATCGTGAACCCGATCATGGGTGTGGCGTTCTGGCGCGACGACGTGCCCGTGAAGGCCGAGACCGTGTCGGTGACGTTCGAGCAGGGCATGCCGGTCGCGCTGAACGGCCAGACCTTCAAGGATTCTGTGGCGCTCTTTGCCGAGGCCAATGCGATCGGCGGCCGCCATGGCCTGGGCATGTGCGACCAGATCGAGAATCGCATCATCGAAGCGAAGAGCCGCGGCATCTACGAGGCTCCCGGCATGGCGCTGCTGCATCTCTGCTACGAGCGCCTGATCACCGGCATCCACAACGAAGACACGATCGAGCAGTACCGCAACAACGGCCGGCGCCTCGGCAGGCTCCTCTACCAGGGCCGCTGGTTCGACCCGCAGACGATGATGCTGCGGGAGACCGCCCAGCGCTGGGTCGCGCGCGCGATCACCGGCGAAGTGACGGTGGAGCTGCGCCGGGGCAACGACTATTCGATCCTCGACACGAAGAGCCCGAACCTCACGTACAAGCCCGAGCGCCTCACGATGGAGAAGGGCGAGGCGTTCTTCACGCCCGCCGACCGCATCGGCCAGCTCACGATGAGGAACCTCGACATCGTGGACACCCGCGACAAGCTGCGCGTGTATACCGAGACCGGCCTCATCGGCGGGAGCGACGGCGTGCCGCTGCTCACCGGCGGCGACAAGCCGGAGTAG
- the sthA gene encoding Si-specific NAD(P)(+) transhydrogenase, protein MLGGGPAGTSGAIAGGLMGRKVALVEKAPIVGGAGINTGTIPSKTLRETSLMLAGWRTRRLFGVDLSLQREATVADFMRHSDHVTAGERELAEYSLDLHGVEVVHGAASFVDPHVVRVVAPDGSERLLRGEKILVATGSSPFQPPEFAFKDERVHDSDEILQLKELPRKLVVVGAGVIGSEYAGTFAALGVEVRLVDGRDTLLPFLDSEISAALTKAMTENGVRFLWKEKVVKCDLSHPRDVSLTLSSGAMLTCDGVLVCSGRSSNTETLDLAAAGITPGKRGLIPVGSHFQSNDQPHIYAAGDVIGPPALAATGIEQARVAVCHAFGESLKTDIAPLLPAGIYTIPEASMVGDTEAQLIEKKIPYVVGRARYAEIPRGKIIGDESGFLKLLFRRDDMRLLGVHVMGEHATEVVHIGLMAMLSESTAEIFNRACFNYPTLGDLYKFAAYRALLERRKN, encoded by the coding sequence GTGCTGGGCGGCGGTCCCGCCGGCACGAGTGGGGCCATCGCCGGCGGGCTGATGGGGCGCAAGGTCGCCCTGGTCGAGAAGGCCCCGATCGTGGGCGGCGCCGGCATCAACACCGGCACCATTCCCAGCAAGACGCTGCGCGAGACCTCGCTCATGCTCGCGGGCTGGCGCACGCGCCGGCTCTTCGGCGTGGACCTCTCGCTGCAGCGCGAAGCGACGGTCGCCGATTTCATGCGCCACTCGGACCACGTGACGGCCGGGGAGCGCGAGCTGGCGGAATACTCCCTGGACCTCCACGGCGTGGAGGTCGTCCACGGCGCGGCGTCCTTCGTCGATCCGCATGTCGTTCGCGTGGTCGCGCCGGACGGCAGCGAAAGGCTCCTGCGCGGCGAGAAGATCCTCGTCGCCACGGGCTCGTCGCCGTTCCAGCCGCCCGAGTTCGCGTTCAAGGACGAGCGCGTCCACGACTCCGACGAGATCCTCCAGCTGAAGGAGCTGCCGCGGAAGCTCGTCGTGGTCGGCGCCGGCGTCATCGGCTCGGAGTACGCCGGGACGTTCGCGGCCTTGGGCGTCGAGGTGCGGCTGGTCGACGGACGCGACACGCTGCTACCTTTCCTGGACTCGGAGATCTCCGCGGCGCTCACGAAGGCGATGACGGAGAATGGCGTGCGCTTCCTGTGGAAAGAGAAGGTCGTGAAATGCGACCTGTCCCATCCGCGGGACGTTTCGCTGACGCTGAGCTCGGGTGCCATGCTCACCTGCGACGGCGTGCTCGTATGCTCGGGCCGCAGCAGCAACACCGAGACGCTCGATCTTGCCGCGGCCGGCATCACGCCGGGCAAGCGCGGGCTGATCCCGGTGGGATCACACTTCCAGTCGAACGACCAGCCGCATATCTATGCCGCGGGTGACGTGATCGGACCGCCGGCGCTCGCCGCCACGGGCATCGAGCAGGCGCGCGTCGCGGTGTGCCACGCCTTCGGCGAATCGCTCAAGACCGACATCGCGCCGCTGCTGCCGGCCGGCATCTACACGATTCCCGAGGCGAGCATGGTGGGCGATACCGAGGCCCAGCTGATCGAGAAGAAGATCCCGTACGTGGTGGGTCGTGCGCGCTACGCGGAGATCCCGCGCGGCAAGATCATCGGTGACGAGAGCGGGTTCCTGAAGCTCCTGTTCCGCCGCGACGACATGCGGCTGCTCGGCGTGCACGTGATGGGCGAGCACGCGACCGAGGTGGTGCACATCGGCTTGATGGCGATGCTCTCGGAGTCGACGGCCGAGATCTTCAACCGCGCGTGCTTCAACTATCCGACGCTGGGCGACCTCTACAAGTTCGCGGCGTACCGGGCGCTCCTCGAACGCCGAAAGAATTAG
- a CDS encoding branched-chain amino acid ABC transporter permease: MGQLLIGLINGSFYALLSLGLAVIFGLLNIINFTHGAQYMMGAFAAYFLLNKLGMNYWWALVVAPLAVGATGVVIERFMLSKLYKLDHLYGLLLTFGLALIIEGVFRNEFGSAGLPYSMPSALEGGHNLGFMFLPNYRAWVIGASLVVCIGTWLLIEKTKLGAYLRAATENPKMVEAFGVNVPRMITLTYGFGVGLAALAGVFAAPIYQVSPQMGSSLIIVVFAVVVIGGMGSILGAVITGFGLGVIEGLTKVFYPEASNTVIFVIMAIVLMIRPQGLFGQR, translated from the coding sequence ATGGGTCAACTCCTCATCGGGTTGATCAACGGGTCGTTCTACGCCCTCCTTTCGCTGGGGCTCGCGGTGATCTTCGGGCTCCTCAACATCATCAACTTCACGCACGGCGCCCAGTACATGATGGGTGCCTTCGCGGCGTACTTCCTGCTGAACAAGCTCGGCATGAACTACTGGTGGGCGCTGGTGGTGGCGCCGCTCGCGGTCGGCGCCACGGGCGTGGTGATCGAGCGCTTCATGCTCTCGAAGCTCTACAAGCTGGACCACCTCTACGGGCTGCTGCTCACGTTCGGCCTGGCCCTCATCATCGAGGGCGTGTTCCGCAACGAGTTCGGCTCCGCGGGCCTGCCGTACTCGATGCCCTCGGCGCTCGAGGGTGGCCACAACCTCGGCTTCATGTTCCTGCCGAACTACCGCGCCTGGGTGATCGGCGCCTCGCTCGTGGTCTGCATCGGCACGTGGCTGCTGATCGAGAAGACCAAGCTGGGCGCGTACCTGCGCGCCGCCACCGAGAACCCGAAGATGGTGGAAGCCTTCGGCGTGAACGTGCCGCGCATGATCACGCTCACCTACGGCTTCGGCGTGGGCCTGGCCGCACTGGCCGGCGTGTTCGCCGCGCCCATCTACCAGGTGAGCCCGCAGATGGGCTCGTCGCTCATCATCGTGGTGTTCGCGGTCGTCGTGATCGGCGGCATGGGCTCCATCCTGGGCGCCGTCATCACCGGCTTCGGCCTGGGTGTCATCGAGGGCCTCACGAAGGTGTTCTATCCGGAAGCCTCCAACACCGTGATCTTCGTGATCATGGCGATCGTCCTCATGATCCGGCCGCAGGGCCTGTTCGGGCAGCGCTGA
- a CDS encoding acyl-CoA synthetase, translating to MDRNCANFAPLSPVAFLRRSAEVYPQKTAVVHGDARYTYAQLAERVSRFASALAKRGVRRGDTVAFMAPNVPALLEAHYAVPGLGAVLNALNYRLDARTIAFCLDHGKAKVLVTDREFSPVIAEAVRLATVKPLVIDIDDPLGAGGDLLGALTYEEFLREGDPAFELPGPEDEWDSMSLLYTSGTTGSPKGVVYHHRGGYLNALGNALMFGLDARSVYLWTLPMFHCNGWTYTWAVTAVGGTHVCLRRVDPALIFPAIREHQVTHLCGAPIVLNLLVHAPDAVKERFDHRVEVATGGAAPPSAIIAAMEKMGFNVTHLYGLTESYGPATLCAWQPEWDAMGLDERALRMARQGVRYPTLDDAMVADPQTMQPVPSDGATMGELMLRGNTVMKGYLGNDAATEAAFRGGWFHTGDLGVRHPDGYIEIKDRSKDVIISGGENISSLEVEECLYRHPAVMEAAVVARPDEKWGETPCAFVMLKPGATATVEDIVAWCRSNLAGFKIPRTVVFGELPKTSTGKIQKYVLRERAKNVVPAKAGTQAGFPPSRE from the coding sequence GTGGACCGTAACTGCGCGAATTTCGCGCCGCTCAGCCCCGTCGCCTTTCTCCGCCGCTCGGCGGAGGTCTATCCGCAGAAGACGGCCGTCGTGCATGGCGATGCCCGATACACCTACGCGCAGCTTGCCGAGCGCGTCTCGCGCTTCGCTTCGGCGCTCGCGAAGCGCGGCGTCCGGCGCGGTGACACGGTCGCCTTCATGGCCCCCAATGTTCCCGCACTCCTCGAGGCGCACTACGCGGTGCCCGGCCTCGGCGCCGTGCTGAATGCGCTCAACTATCGGTTGGACGCGCGCACGATCGCCTTCTGCCTCGACCACGGGAAGGCCAAGGTTCTCGTGACCGACCGCGAGTTCTCGCCGGTGATCGCCGAGGCCGTGCGATTGGCGACGGTAAAGCCGCTCGTGATCGACATCGACGATCCGCTGGGTGCCGGCGGCGATCTCCTCGGCGCGCTCACGTACGAAGAGTTCCTGCGCGAAGGCGATCCCGCGTTCGAGCTGCCGGGCCCCGAGGACGAGTGGGACTCGATGTCGCTGCTCTACACCTCGGGCACCACGGGCAGTCCGAAGGGCGTCGTCTACCACCATCGCGGCGGCTACCTCAACGCGCTCGGCAACGCGCTCATGTTCGGGCTGGACGCGAGGTCCGTGTACCTGTGGACGCTGCCAATGTTCCACTGCAACGGCTGGACGTACACGTGGGCGGTCACGGCCGTCGGCGGAACGCACGTCTGCCTGCGGCGGGTCGATCCCGCGCTGATCTTTCCCGCGATCCGAGAGCACCAGGTCACGCATCTCTGCGGCGCGCCGATCGTGCTGAACCTGCTGGTCCACGCACCGGATGCGGTGAAGGAGCGCTTCGACCATCGCGTGGAAGTCGCCACGGGCGGGGCCGCGCCGCCTTCGGCCATCATCGCCGCGATGGAGAAGATGGGCTTCAACGTGACGCACCTCTACGGCCTCACCGAGAGCTATGGGCCGGCGACGTTGTGCGCGTGGCAGCCGGAGTGGGATGCGATGGGCCTGGACGAGCGGGCGCTCCGCATGGCGCGCCAGGGCGTGCGCTATCCGACGCTGGACGATGCGATGGTCGCCGATCCGCAGACGATGCAACCGGTGCCCTCCGACGGCGCCACGATGGGCGAGCTGATGCTGCGCGGGAACACCGTGATGAAGGGCTACCTCGGCAACGACGCCGCCACCGAAGCCGCCTTCCGCGGCGGCTGGTTCCACACCGGCGATCTCGGCGTGAGGCATCCCGACGGCTACATCGAGATCAAGGACCGCTCCAAGGACGTCATCATCTCCGGCGGCGAGAACATCTCCTCGCTCGAGGTGGAGGAGTGCCTCTACCGCCATCCCGCCGTGATGGAGGCCGCGGTGGTCGCGCGGCCGGACGAGAAGTGGGGCGAGACGCCGTGCGCGTTCGTCATGCTCAAGCCCGGAGCCACCGCCACGGTCGAGGACATCGTCGCGTGGTGCCGCTCGAACCTCGCGGGCTTCAAGATCCCGCGCACCGTCGTGTTCGGCGAGCTGCCGAAGACCTCCACCGGCAAGATCCAGAAGTACGTCCTGCGAGAGCGCGCGAAAAACGTCGTCCCCGCGAAGGCGGGGACCCAGGCTGGATTCCCGCCTTCGCGGGAATGA
- a CDS encoding ABC transporter substrate-binding protein, producing the protein MKFPMKTLAVAAAFAFAAGAYAQAKKDEKKAEPAKPAADAKKDESQISGGIVKIGVLNDQSSLYADLGGQGSVVAVKMAIADFKAKEKGLNVEVIFADHQNKPDVGSQIASKWIDAEGVDMIIDTPNSGVALAVNQVVRDKKKVFINSGAASSDLTGAKCSPNTVHWTYDTWMLANGTGSAIVKRGGDTWFFLTADYAFGHALERDTEAVVLKAGGKVVGKVRHPLNTQDFSSFLLQAQSSKAKIVGLANAGGDTSNSIKQAAEFGIVKGGQNLAGLLVFLTDVHALGLDKAQGLILTNTFYWDQNDASRAFTKRFAAANGGKYPTMVHAGVYAGTLHYLKAVAALKSDDGTEVVAQMKKMPTDDPLFGKGTIRVDGRKIHQAYLMEVKKPSESKGPYDYYKVLATIPADQAFRPLKDGGCELVK; encoded by the coding sequence ATGAAATTCCCGATGAAGACCCTCGCCGTCGCCGCCGCGTTCGCATTCGCGGCCGGTGCGTATGCGCAGGCGAAGAAGGACGAGAAGAAGGCGGAGCCCGCCAAGCCCGCCGCGGATGCGAAGAAGGACGAGTCGCAGATCTCCGGCGGCATCGTGAAGATCGGCGTGCTGAACGACCAGTCGAGCCTGTACGCGGACCTGGGCGGCCAGGGCTCCGTCGTCGCGGTGAAGATGGCGATCGCCGACTTCAAGGCGAAGGAGAAGGGCCTCAACGTCGAGGTGATCTTCGCCGACCACCAGAACAAGCCCGACGTCGGCAGCCAGATCGCCAGCAAGTGGATCGACGCCGAAGGCGTGGACATGATCATCGACACGCCGAACTCCGGCGTTGCGCTGGCCGTGAACCAGGTCGTGCGCGACAAGAAGAAGGTCTTCATCAACTCCGGCGCCGCGAGCTCGGATCTCACGGGCGCCAAGTGCTCGCCGAACACGGTGCACTGGACGTACGACACGTGGATGCTCGCCAACGGCACCGGCAGCGCGATCGTGAAGCGCGGCGGCGACACGTGGTTCTTCCTCACGGCGGACTACGCCTTCGGCCACGCGCTCGAGCGCGACACCGAGGCCGTGGTGCTGAAGGCCGGCGGCAAGGTGGTGGGCAAGGTGCGCCATCCGCTGAACACGCAGGACTTCTCGTCGTTCCTGCTGCAGGCGCAGTCGTCGAAGGCCAAGATCGTGGGCCTCGCGAACGCCGGCGGCGACACGTCCAACTCGATCAAGCAGGCGGCCGAGTTCGGCATCGTGAAGGGCGGCCAGAACCTCGCGGGCCTGCTCGTGTTCCTGACGGACGTGCATGCGCTGGGCCTCGACAAGGCGCAGGGCCTGATCCTCACCAACACGTTCTACTGGGACCAGAACGACGCGTCCCGCGCGTTCACGAAGCGCTTCGCGGCGGCCAACGGCGGCAAGTACCCGACGATGGTCCACGCGGGCGTCTACGCGGGCACGCTGCACTACCTGAAGGCCGTGGCGGCGCTGAAGAGCGATGACGGCACGGAAGTCGTGGCGCAGATGAAGAAGATGCCCACGGACGATCCGCTGTTCGGCAAGGGCACGATCCGCGTCGACGGCCGCAAGATCCACCAGGCCTACCTGATGGAAGTGAAGAAGCCGAGCGAGTCGAAGGGACCGTACGACTACTACAAGGTCCTCGCGACGATCCCGGCCGACCAGGCTTTCCGTCCCCTCAAGGACGGCGGCTGCGAGCTGGTGAAGTAA
- a CDS encoding NAD(P)/FAD-dependent oxidoreductase codes for MSSGSSTSDVVIVGGGVIGSAIAYFLCGRDPALRVSVIEPDPTYEFASTPRASGGARVQFSCPENIAMSLFSLDFIRAFEEPVDWVEGGYLLIARPGEELVLLESNHRVQLAHGCEAVLMDAAALKARWPSMNVDDLAAGVHTPRDGWCDPNSLLQGLRRQAIKAGARYVKDRVVGFDRDGSVVRAARLESGTTIAAAQFINAAGAWSGVIGDMAGMPTPISPLRRFEHFFTPQEPMERLPYVKDFQRMAFRSEGRGFSGGVVDGEEPRGFNFDVDHDYFERVVWPAAAHRFPPLEAAKCQRTWAGLYEQCELDGNPIFGNWPGRLDNFHVCAGFSGHGMMHAPAAGRAMAELILDGRYTTLDLRRFGYPRVLDAIPYSETGIK; via the coding sequence TTGAGTTCCGGTTCCAGCACGAGTGACGTTGTCATCGTCGGTGGCGGCGTCATCGGTTCGGCGATCGCGTACTTCCTGTGCGGACGGGATCCCGCGCTTCGGGTGAGCGTCATCGAACCCGACCCCACGTACGAGTTCGCATCGACACCGCGTGCCTCGGGCGGCGCCCGCGTGCAGTTTTCGTGCCCCGAGAACATCGCGATGTCGCTCTTCTCCCTCGACTTCATCCGCGCGTTCGAGGAGCCCGTCGACTGGGTGGAAGGCGGCTACCTGTTGATCGCGCGTCCCGGTGAGGAACTGGTGCTGCTCGAGTCGAACCATCGCGTGCAGCTCGCGCACGGCTGCGAGGCGGTGCTGATGGACGCGGCGGCGCTCAAGGCGCGCTGGCCCTCGATGAACGTGGACGATCTGGCGGCCGGCGTGCACACGCCGCGCGACGGCTGGTGCGATCCCAACAGTCTCCTGCAGGGACTGCGGCGCCAGGCCATCAAGGCCGGTGCCAGGTACGTGAAGGACCGCGTCGTGGGATTCGATCGCGACGGATCCGTGGTGAGAGCGGCGAGGCTCGAGTCCGGCACGACGATCGCCGCCGCGCAATTCATCAACGCGGCCGGTGCGTGGTCGGGTGTCATCGGCGACATGGCGGGCATGCCCACGCCCATCTCGCCGCTACGCCGCTTCGAGCATTTCTTCACGCCGCAGGAGCCGATGGAGCGCCTGCCGTACGTGAAGGATTTCCAGCGCATGGCCTTCCGTTCGGAAGGCCGCGGCTTCTCGGGCGGCGTCGTGGATGGCGAAGAGCCGCGCGGCTTCAACTTCGACGTGGACCACGATTACTTCGAGCGCGTGGTGTGGCCGGCGGCGGCGCACCGATTCCCGCCGTTGGAAGCCGCCAAATGCCAGCGCACGTGGGCGGGGCTCTACGAGCAGTGCGAGCTCGACGGCAACCCGATCTTCGGCAACTGGCCCGGGCGCCTCGACAACTTCCACGTGTGCGCGGGCTTCTCGGGTCACGGCATGATGCACGCACCCGCCGCGGGGCGGGCGATGGCCGAGCTGATCCTCGATGGGCGCTACACGACACTCGACTTGCGCCGGTTCGGCTACCCGCGGGTGCTGGACGCGATTCCCTACTCCGAAACCGGCATCAAGTAG
- a CDS encoding branched-chain amino acid ABC transporter permease → MADPTIDPLAARDVEFEAKFFRYGFIVVMAFFLVAPMFIYPVFLMKVLCFALFACAFNLLIGYGGLLSFGHAMFFGMAGYLSAHFAKVGLHVEQVTIFKHVITVGLHIPPFATELAILAATAVTALLGALVGLLAIRRQGIYFAMITLALAQMIFFYCLQAPFTGGEDGIQSVPRGTLLGMVDLTNNFAMYYFVLAIFTAGFLLIVRTIHSPFGQVLKAIKENEPRAISLGYRTERYKFLAFVLSAGLAGLAGATKAIVFQLASLTDVHWSMSGEVVLMTLLGGMGTVFGPIAGAFVIMAMENYLSDLGAWVTITQGIVFVICVLAFRRGIVGELEALLKRKLTFRQLMFEIFAFRHHKRAKEKRGGP, encoded by the coding sequence ATGGCCGATCCGACGATCGATCCGCTGGCCGCCCGCGACGTCGAGTTCGAGGCGAAGTTCTTCCGCTACGGCTTCATCGTGGTGATGGCGTTCTTCCTCGTCGCCCCGATGTTCATCTACCCCGTGTTCCTGATGAAGGTGCTGTGCTTCGCGCTCTTCGCGTGCGCCTTCAACCTGCTGATCGGCTACGGGGGCCTGCTGTCGTTCGGCCACGCGATGTTCTTCGGGATGGCGGGCTACCTCTCCGCGCATTTCGCGAAAGTAGGCCTGCACGTCGAGCAGGTGACGATCTTCAAGCATGTCATCACCGTGGGGCTCCACATTCCCCCGTTCGCCACCGAGCTGGCGATCCTGGCCGCAACGGCCGTGACGGCGCTGTTGGGCGCGCTGGTCGGGTTGCTCGCCATTCGGCGACAGGGCATCTACTTCGCGATGATCACGCTGGCGCTCGCCCAGATGATCTTCTTCTACTGCCTCCAGGCGCCGTTCACGGGGGGCGAGGACGGCATCCAGTCGGTGCCGCGCGGCACGCTGCTGGGGATGGTGGACCTCACCAACAACTTCGCGATGTACTACTTCGTGCTCGCGATCTTCACCGCGGGGTTCCTCCTCATCGTGCGCACGATCCATTCGCCCTTCGGCCAGGTGCTGAAGGCGATCAAGGAGAACGAGCCGCGCGCGATCTCCCTGGGCTATCGCACCGAGCGCTACAAATTCCTCGCCTTCGTGCTGTCCGCGGGTCTCGCGGGCCTCGCGGGCGCCACCAAGGCCATCGTCTTCCAGCTGGCCTCGCTCACGGACGTGCACTGGTCGATGTCGGGCGAGGTCGTGCTGATGACGCTGCTGGGCGGCATGGGCACGGTGTTCGGGCCGATCGCCGGCGCCTTCGTGATCATGGCGATGGAGAATTACCTCTCCGACCTTGGCGCCTGGGTGACGATCACGCAGGGCATCGTCTTCGTGATCTGCGTGCTCGCGTTCCGCCGCGGCATCGTGGGCGAGCTGGAGGCGCTGCTCAAGCGCAAGCTCACTTTCCGGCAGCTGATGTTCGAGATCTTCGCGTTCCGCCACCACAAGCGGGCCAAAGAAAAACGCGGTGGACCGTAA